From the Lathyrus oleraceus cultivar Zhongwan6 chromosome 3, CAAS_Psat_ZW6_1.0, whole genome shotgun sequence genome, the window ATCGAGAGAAGGAAgaatatgattttttttaaaagttCCTCTCTGCTCACAAACTGTGATTCTTTATTCTTTTACAAATGTAAAATTCAAGTATTTACAATAATAGAAGTTACTCCATATTTATAGATTTTGCTTGCTTGCTCCATAAGCAAAGCCCAAAATACTTAATTCTGCCAACACTATAAAATTAGGTTTAAAATCAAATCAATGTCGAAGTTAACTCCTCGACATTTCGACACTCACAATTTCGACGACAACAGACTCTGTTGAAAATAAtattttgacaaaaaaaattaCAATTCAACGACAGCTGATTTCAAGCCATAATGATGACAGTGTTGTAGAAATGGGATTTTGTTTGGACAATAGGTGGGTGTGGGACCTCATAATTTCAAAAACTTTTACCACATGGGAGATTAAAACTCATACGGAGGAACTGCATGTTATACTAAATAGCGTAGCACCAAGACATGAGGTCAAAGATAGCTTCGTGTGACTGCATGATAGTTCGAACGACTTCTTTGTAAAATCATGTTATATGCTTTTGTCTGATTGTGTAGATGCATGTATCATCGTGGAAGAAGATATTTGAAGGCTTTGTGTAGTATATGGAAAACAAATGTTCCATCTAAGATACAAGTATTTGGTTGGAGATTGATGCTTAATAGACTTTAAGATACAAGTATTTGTTTTGGCCATTGATCCCACTAGCTGCCAACCCACAGAAAACTATTTTGGTTTAGGCATTGTctttttttgaaataaaatgaaaagtGTTGCATACGTGGAGCCACGATGCTGTCCAGTTACATTGTTTTCATGTGCAGCCCGCGCATCCATCTTTGTCTCTGTTTGAGATTTTGACAATTTCGTCAACAAAGAAAAAAACGACTGGCGGTGCTTTTTCATGTTGGTAGTCAACAATGTTTTCTCTCTCAAGAAATTTTGAAACaataaaattataatattaaatatatttttcttttaaaaaaattactCATTTTAATAAACatcttatttatttttaaatattaataataacTAGTATAACAATATACTCTtctctatctcaaattataaaatattttaaatattctacatgaattaaaaaatataatcaatgttatatataaaagaaaaattatgcataattttataatattttatttcatttagtATAGATAAAAGGTATCTTCCAAATgttgaaagaaaaaataataataaatgataGATTAAAAAAAATATCATTAATATTATATTAAGATCGGATAATATTAACTTATGTTCCAAAAACATAAATTAAAACATAAATATAGTAAATATTTATTGAATATTGTGTGATGAATTTAATACATgtttataattaataattttattaattttttcaatataaattttttatttatgaatttttaacACGTGCCTCAAAGACAGAAGTTAACATTACTCTTataatttaatattatttttttttcaaaatgattATAGTTTAGATTAGAGGGAGTATGTGACACTATTaacatttttttttcataatataataaaaataaaaattatgattCATTGACATTCGATATAAAAAAAATGGTAAACTTAAATTAAATCTCAATCGATAATAATAAGAATTAgttaaatgattttttttcttctaaaaaaGTAGACTATTTTTAGTATAATTGTCAAATCTATAAAAAAAAATGTTTATAATATAATTATTTgattatataaaaataaatattttttatttatttataatagtGATGGGATAATATAATTATTTGATCTACTAAATTATTTAACTAACTACATCTATTACAAAGAGATAGCAATAAATATTCAACTGACGTGTAATTTCAATAATATCCATTACCCAGTCCCCATAATTTTTTACTCATCTTTAACCAAGCCCTAATCCTTATCCAAATCATAACCCTATAAATACCATGGCGAAGAAAGCTTCGTTAGAATAACATTCACAATACACAATCAAATTTTCTACCACATCAATACACCATCACTTGTTCATACTAACTAGGTTTTCTTCCACATCAAATTTTCACCCATAATCAACGATAATCAATTCTCAAACGATTCACGTACAATGTCTTCCGATCTCTCCGTCATTCTCCCTCGCGTCCTAATTGTTTCTAGACGAACCCTACGCAAGAACAAGTTCGTTGATTTTGTTGGTAAGTTTCATTCAAACCAATTTACATAAACATGCATTCAAGGAATAGATTAGCACTACCTCAGATTTCATAAATAATCATATACTCGAGAAAACCCTATTTAACTAGAAGAAACAATTCTTAATTTTGATATTTTGTTGATAATATATAGTTTTTTTATATCAATCTTGTTACTTTTTCAGGTGAATATCACCTTGATCTTATAGTAAGCTATGGCGCGGTACCGGTCATAGTTCCGCGTGTTTCCGGGGTTCACATGTTGTTAGATAGCTTCGAACCGATCCATGGTGTGCTTCTATGTGAAGGAGAAGACATTGATCCATCATGGTATGCAGAAGACACATCATCTCTTTCGCAAGAGGAACTAGAAGAGATAAAGAGACTACATGTGAGTGACACATCAATTGATAAAGAGAAAGATTCAATAGAATTAGGGCTCGCGAAACTTTGTCTCGAAAGAAACATTCCTTACTTGGGAATCTGTAGAGGTTCGCAGCTCCTAAATGTGGCATGTGGAGGTAGTTTATATCAAGACATAGGAAAAGAGATTTCTAACAAGTGTTTACAAGAGAGGGAAATGGTGATGCATATTAACTATGATGATTATGATGGACATAGACATGAGGTGAAAGTTGTGGAGGATACACCTTTGCATCATTGGTTTAAGGATTCTTTGGAAGATGGGAAAATGGATATTATGGTTAATAGTTATCATCATCAAGGTGTAAAGAGACTTGCACAACGCTTTGTTCCTATGGCTTTTGCTCCTGATGGTTTGGTGGAAGGGTTTTATGACCCTGATGCTTATAATCCTGAAGAGGGGAAGTTTATCATGGGATTGCAGTTTCATCCTGAGCGTATGAGGAAGGCTGATTCTGAAGAATTTGATTACCCCGGATGTCCCTTCGCTTATCAGGTAACTTGAAACCAGAAGAAACTATCAGATTTTGATTTTTTCAGAAGATCTATTTTGATGCCAGTACATTATTGTTATCCATGTTCGTCAGTGTCAGAGTGTTTGTGTCATGTTTGCGGTGATCGTGGTTCATAGTTATTAACTAATTGTGTTAGTAACATTTCAAAATTCATGTAAAAACTGCAGGAGTTTGTAAAGGCAGTTGTTGCTTATCAGAAGAAGCTGAACAGTAAAGCATCTGTCCAAAAGCCTCTAAAGCTTAACAAGGAACTGGAAAACAAAAGGAAAATTATAGTGCGTAGTTTCTCACTCGCAAAAGACCTGTACAATCATGGCCAAGAGATGAACTCCACCAAAGAATCTGAACTTGAAGCCGGAGTAGAGTTTCTTGAGGTAAACAACACAACTACAATTTACCATTTGTTCATGTCATTTTCTTGAGGTGAACAATACGGTACAATACAACAGATACATATACTTAGTAGTGATCTATATGTTTATTGAACTTTGCAGTCAAACACAGCTTTGAGTGTGCAGCAAGAGAATAGGTTAAAGCAAATGGGTGCAACAGTTAGGAATGCAGGATCATACATAGAAAGATTGAAGCAGAATGAGGAAAGAGAAAAAATGGCAACAAGAGTGATGGATAAAATGTCAATAGAACAGTTATCCGAACTCTTGTCTTTCTATCACACTATGGGACAGATTTCTTCAGAAATATTGGAGAAAAAGATACATGGCATTGTCAATGACACTGATTAGTTTATGATTTTGTTTCTTTTCCATTGTCTTTTGTTGACCATGTGTAGTATTTGTACCAAGTTTGATGTGCTACACTATGGAACATGATTCGTTGTATGTTTGTattatttctttctttatttGGTAAGAGTGCTCATTTTTGTAACACTTTCTTTTCTATTTTATCATTCATTTTATCCATTATATGTCTATCATATGTATGTGTGTTTTGTCTCTTACATTATATAAATGGTTCAAAGAGTGTGATGTGTGAAGTTTTTTTTATTCTTTGAGTAATACTAGTTCTTAATCCTTATAGCACAACGTGTGATGTTATCCATTAGATGTTTTAAATTGACTACTTGAATTCTTACAAAGAATATAGTATTATGCAATCTACGAATCTCTTGTGTAACTTGCAAGAAAAATATATTATCCATCCCTCTTTAGAAATATATATTATGCATAATAGTCTAAATGAGCACAACTATTTTTGAGAAACGATCATTTGTTTAATCAAATATACAAATTATTGATTTGTTTCATcaaatataaaaattattgaatTTAAACTTTTAAGGTTTAGTGTTTTGATCTCTATTTTATCTCATTGATCGAATTAATCTTATTTCAAATCAAAAAGATTTTTGCTTTAGTTTATATTTTTGTACTTAAAATTAATTACGTGATTAATTATGTGTTTATTTTTAAATGACGTGTAATTTATGAAATATGATAAATTATCGTATAAGAATTTTTGTagaatttaaaaattaaaaaatatataaattatatattaataaaaaaatatacaCATCCTCATTTTTATTACGAGTAAAAATAAAAacttttaaaataaaatatatataatttaaaataaataagtTAATTTTGTGAATGAGATAAAATAGAAAAATGgaaattatataattaaactaATATTTAAATATGCAAAGGATTAAGTTTTACAAGTGTGGTATCTTGTGATGGTTTCATGCAAGTTTCCTTCATTGATACTGTAGTTGTATGTAAGAGAGACAAACATCTATATTCGTCTTGTTTGGGTCTGTTCTTCTGCAAAAACCAATGAAAAATTAAGAGGAATGAGACAAACATATTTGAGGATTCATGCCTAAAACCGGTAAAAAAAAAAAAGGATGGGTTGAATAGGACGGGCCTAATGCATACTACAAGTGTATGACAATGTCGAGTGGTAAAAAATATATCGAATCACAGGGAGATATGTTTGATTACTTATTTTTACTCTAGCAATGTGTAACTAAGGCAATTGAAATGCACACTAAACTATTTTTAGCGCTGTTGTGTGGCTTTCTTAACTGAGAGTGAGACATCTTGTCAATGATGGGTTGAGCTCAGCTATTTAGAAACCGCTCTCAATTATCGATCACTACATTACAATACATGATTGGTATCTAAGTTGTCTCTGTTTTCGCAACCGACATAAATATATTTAAGTGATTGGATTCTAAAATAACAATTGCACTTATTTTCTCATTATTCGTATACAGATAACTCAATTAAAGTTAATCATGAAATAGATCTCACGATCCTTTGTCCCTAATGGACTAATCATTCAGGGTGAGATTGATGGCAAATAAATAAAAAACAGACATATCATGcataatataaaaaataaaatctGAGCAATAACAATGAAAAATAATTAAACCTGAATGAATACAATACTTGAATTATAACAAGAAAATATCCCAGGAGACCTAAGTGTTCTTACATGAAAATAGAAATTGCTGCAAAATAAACTCACAAGAACTTGACAAAAGCTCAAAATTGGAAATAAACTTAGAGTAATGTAAAGGTAAAACATGATTATTGCTACCAAGGATCCTAGGCTTATTTATAGGCAATAATTACATTCAAGGCCCTAAATTCGTGTAAAGGACACTTAAGACCATTAAATACTCAAAGTGGAATAGTCTGGAGGCTCTAAAAGTCACAAAACGCTCCAAAATttcaagagtttgtaattgacGTTGAGCTTAACACAAGCGCGTTAGTTGACACACCGgatttggggggggggggggtgtcAGGGAACACGACATGTCTGTGTTGTCCTCAGCTTCTTTCTATGAGAATGGGTGTTGGTGTCAACACGGCCCAACTGTGTTGGCTATGTGTCCTCAGATTTTTTCGATTATTTTTGTTTCGCTTCGACTCTGGTCACTCCTTATTAGCTAAAAACATAAAATCATACCAGAAAGTTGTAAAAAAGGAATAAAACAAAGAAATAAGCATAAGAAATGATGATTAAAACACATAATAAGAGATATAAATACCACTTATCAAACTCCCCAAAACTAGAATTGTTGTTTGTCCTCAAACAAATCGGCTCACAAATTGAAAAGAAGAACAAGATAATGGAGCATGTAATGTTTATGAAATTGAAATGAATAGTACTCATATGTGAAACTAGTTCTGATTGGCTTTTGATAAAAATCCATTGCTAGATCAACACTACAGGCATTGTAAGGACACGAACCATGTAAACACAAACCAATTTTTTTTGTCATGTTCCGACTATGGTTTCGTAGCAAAGTCTCACTTGTCGGTTTTCTCCTGTTTTCGTTcttttaaaaatcaaattaagGCAATGAAATATAAATAATCATCACAAACTATACAAAGCTAATTGAGgatttatttattatttataagATATGAGTGAGTTAGCTTTTTGAAGGGGAGACCTTTTCAGGTTAAGCCCAACTTCCTTCGACCAAACATCTGCTCTTAATTAAAAGTCTTTCGCAATCTACAATATCGATGATTAAGTCTTATAAATTTTTGATGTCCTAGATAAACAATACTTCTTTAATTTTGTAGTTGATGGGAGCCTGTATCATATTCACATATAAGACACATTTTATGTCCCTTATACTTGTACCCTAACAAACTACCACATGTAGGAACATCAATGATTGTGCAAAACAACATAGCATTCATCTTAAAATTATCATTCGTATATGTATCATTAACATCAACGTCTTCCTCCCATAAAACTCTTAAATATTCAATCAATGAAGTTAAATAAACATCTATGTCATTTTCTGGTTGTTTTGGATTCAAAATTATTATTGATAACATCATATATTTACAATTCATACACAACCACAAAGATAGGTTGTAAATTATGAGAAGAATAGACCCTAAAGTATGGTTAGTACTCCTATTATCAGTTCCTTAAGAGAAGAAATTGATCATATATACTTAAACATGGATTTTTCAAGATCAACTTTGATGCCAATACATTATTATTGACCTCTATAGCACTGACACCTTTGAAGTGTTCATGTCCATATTCGTATCTATGTATGTCCGTGTAAGAAACTGATTGTGATTAcgtttaattaattaatttttaaaaattattattgGTGCCCACATGTCAGTCGTTATATCGAATTTTTGGTGTTCGTCCTTCATAGTTATTgactaattaaattaattaacaTTTCAAAAATCATATTAAAACTGTAGAAATTTGCAAAGGGGATGTTGCAAATCAGAAGAAACTAAACAATTTAGCACCTGTCAAAAAGCCTCTAAAGCTAAATAGGAAACTGGAAAACAAAAGGAAAAGTATAGTGCGCAACTTTTCACTTGTAAAAAACTTATACATTCATGGCCAAGTGATGGACTCCATCAAAGAATCTGACTTGAAGCATGAGTAGAGTTTTTTGAGGTAAACAATACAACACCATTTGTTCATTCATTTTCTTGAGGTGCACTATACAATACAACAGATACATATACATTTTTATGTTTATTCATTTTGCATTCAAACACAACTTTGAGTGTACAACAAGAGAATAGGTTGAAGCAGAATGAGGAAAAAGAAAAAATTGGCAAGAAGAGTGATGAATAAAATGTAAATAGAACAGTTATCATAAATCTTGCCTTTCTATCACACTATGGAATAAATTAGTTCAGAAGTATTGGAGAAAAAGATACATGGCATTGTCAATGACATTGATTTCATTAGGTTATAAATTTGTTTCTTTTCCACTGTCTTTTGTTGATCATGTGTAGTATTTGTACCAAGTTTGATGTGCTACACTACGGGACGTAATTCCTTGTATGTTTGTattatttctttctttatttGGTATGAGTGCTCATTTTTGTAACactttcatttttattttatcatcCACTTTATACGTACTAGCGTTCAGACGGGCACTCCCGTGCCCGTCTGTCcgctttttttttttttaatgcgCACAGCAGAGACAAATAAAtgtttctttttatttttatcaGGTTTGTATTGTACatcatattaaaaataatattattacacTTTGAAAATGGTAAACAGAGATATTCAAAGTTATATTGAAGCATGCAAAGTACTATTGATATTGTGTAATTAATGACGTTCTTTAAAAGGAATACCGAACATGAAATCTTTATTCGAAGTATTTTCTTTTTCGTTACAATTATTTTCCATAGTAAACAAAAAATGTAAGACTCTCAAATTAGaatttttttagagaaaaataTAGTAAAGTTAATAGTAAGTAGTGTAATATAGCTTTTTTTACCTTATAAAGATTCAAATCAATTCTTCATACACCCTTTTATTAATGCGctcttgagatttaaaaaactacaaatacatgaaGAAATGTCATATCATCAAAGAATACATTTAAAATATATCTAGCTAAGCAATGTGGGATCAAGAAAATATAATTTGAGCCCGTGGCCATTTTCAAGTCTCCTTATTGCGCTACACTGAGTTTTTGTTTTTACTCACGTGCCCGTTTGTCCGTTTTTTTATTGTGCTTACGTGTGTATATCTTTTATGATGTTTTTCACATATGTCATGTTAAAAATAATATTACTTGGACACAcatttaataaaaataaaattaagatgATATATATTCACTTTCAACATGTTTTAGTAAATTATGACTTAAATTTGAGAAATCAACATAAAAAAAGGCGGAACACCTatctctctcacacacacacacatttaaGTAATAATTTAATGTAACATATTGAAAGTGAATATTTATCATCtaaattatatataaataaataaataaataaatattccTATCTTTTCCAACCAATTTTATCTTTTGTATTATTAAATTTCTCCCTATTTTCATTTGAatatctatttttattttctaattttttttctAAATCTATTATTTTCATTTCACACTATTGACCAACATTATaaagaacaacaacaaaaatGTTGCAAATATAGTCAATATTTAGTTCACTTGCAATAGAGTGTCGGATGCTACGGTGACCAATAAATCTATGAAATATCATTAAAAAAGAAAGTATTTGCATATAATATTTTGATAATCATGAAAATAATAAATAGTACATAATCAGCGCTATAAGAAAAGCACCTGATATCTCGAAAAACTCATCTTATACACCACCATATCTCGAAAAGCATGTCAAAATAATAAATGATCAAATAAACTTCTACGCCCCACGTCTTGCTCGATCCTACTTGTCTCAATTGGGAAGCTTGCATTAAATTTTTGAAAGACGGTAATAAACTTCTGAATCACTAAATCTAATACTAAGAACAtgcactttttttctttttccttttcattctctctaaaattttaattttaattttgtttttgaTGAGTGTGTTGTGTATGGTAATCATGATAATACtatttgttttaattaaattaaatgagGAAGTTGAATATTTTGATTAGTAACAGTAATCCATGAATAATGGGTCGGTTGGAATAAAGATATAATTGGAATGAAAATAGGTCAATTCAAAATATCATATCCCCATTATAGATAGTTATAAATACACTAATTATAATTTATTAGAATTTAAAGTAAGATGTCATAGGTTCTCTAAAATATTTCATTGTTAAATTCTATGAACCAATTTAATAATACAAATGGCatattataataattaaaaatcacattGTACTTCTAAGTTGTTAAATTCTAAATTGTTACAAATTGTTTTCTATTCTTTTTCTTAGCATCATATCTCTCATATTATTTATCTTAATTTATAATCTCTCTCCGCCTTTATAGTATGCACACACGTAAAACAATTTTCTGTCCATAAATCTATTTCGATTTTTAACTAAATAGAAAAGAAAGACGGGAAATTGTATGAATCAGAATCAAATATAGATAGAAGGATTTGTAGTAGAAAAATATCTTAAGATAAATGTCATTAAAATGACAAATAATAATCATTAACCATCTATTATGTAATACTATATGCCTTAAAAATCAGAAATAtaataatgtaaaataaattgAACCAACAAACTTAATGAAATAATACACTATATGTTTTAGCAAATTTGGTAATTATAGACATGTTATATTTGTTCTTTAAAACAATTAATGGTAGAACTTAAAGaagaaaattgtgaaaatagATTTAAAACCATCATATAATACAAACAAATAAATCATCAATGAGAATATGCAATACTTATCATTACACTAAATctcaaataaaaacaaaaaagaaaacaTGGGTATATTTGTCGCTATCATCCTAATGAGTTTGTTTCTTCTTGATCATCATACTAATGTTAAATTTGTTCAATGTGAAAACATTGACATCTTTGTGGTAACATTGTgagaaaatgagaaaaatataTGTCGTACGATAATTAATGTCACCAACATGAAAAATCTCTCATGTTAATATCAATGTATTGGGGATTGACAGCCATATTCTACATTCTCTTGATAATAGCTTCCATGTTGATGTCACTGAAAATCCAAAATCTTCCCTCTTTTCCTTCTCTTTTTTATCTCAAAAATTTATTTATATGTTCGTGTGCAATAAAACAACACATAAAGGGAAAAATCAATTTCTCATATAACAACACAACTTTAGTATAAAACATAAAAATTAACTAATAATTCCATATATTTTAATAACAATTACAATCaagtaaaataaaatataataattagaaagagagaaagaaaaaacTTAAATGGTGAAAGTAAAAGTTCAATGCTAAATCACTTATCAAGATAAATCATTTCCCAAATTTCTCAACTTTCCTCCTTAAAATCAACTTTAAAGCAAGTACGATGGTTTAAGTAATATGAAGAACTCAGAGGGAGATAAAAATCAAAAGGAGAGTGAATTGGGATATAGGCAAACAATTTTAGATTTTACAGAATCATTTAAAATCTAACTACAATACAAAAAAATAAACCGAacaaattttgcaaataaatAGTAATTTTGTAGATTCAAGTGGTAACTACCAAGAAGTTATATCGATGCATTATTTGTAATTGCTAAGTGGAAGAACATGAAGGTTATATTGTTGTAAATTCAAGTGGTAACTACCAAGAAGTTATTACCATAcaattttgttttattatttattaaaaaattaaaagattaaataagggtaattttggaaaaaataaaagccACTCCAAAACATTGTATCCCCATATATAGGTATATATATAGGTATAGATGTTACATATGTATGTCAGTTTTGTCTTGCATTATATAAAATGGTTTCAAGAGTGTGATGTGTGAGGTATTTTATATTCTTTTAGTTAACTAGTAAAAAATTCTATACGTATGTAAATATATATAACATGTGATGGTTTTCTTAGATGTAATTGGCAATATAAGTTTTatcaaaaaaattgttttaacCTGTTTTAGAGATATTATAAATTTATTTCAGAAATAttaaaaaatgaaagtgaaattgGTTTCATTAACTTGTTGCAAGTACAAAACAAGTTGGTGATTTGAATAGGCATAAAACTGAAATTGGTTTCATTAACTTGTTGCAAGTACAAAACAAGTTGGTAATTTGAATAGGCATAAAACTGTGATCTAAAGAATGATTCAAAATTTCAACATATGAATATCAAATGACTTAGTCCGCCACACAAATTTCATAAGTAATTTCGACGAAAAGGATTACATGGACGTACTTGTCCTTTCCGATCATCGAGTATTTGGATGATGGTTGTACTTAGTCTCTCGTTCGAGTAATCTTCATCCACCCAAAATAAACTCAATCCATCAAATATTTTCCGCCTTAGCGCGGATTCATAGAGCATACCTGCTATATTTGGTTGGCACTGCGATTTTTATGGACAAGAGTGTGACTTATGTGGATGTCGTCTACCTACGATACTTCGAGGACTTCAACGGATCCATGAGTACAAGTAGGGAACCGCTTGTTTGGTCTACTTGTACTCGAAGGTATATGAGGGATGTAGGTGGAAAACAAAGTAGGTAACATGCATCATCACACTACAAAAGATAATATTTATTTGTCTTTATGTTTCATTTTCATTATATTTTTGCAACGCCCTTACTGATGATTCGTGTGTTCCAACACTTTTCATACTTGGATCCTCCAATCCTTCCCTCACATTCGGCTGGCCGTGTGTACCGACTTACATTGAGGATATGATGTGTCCTTCAATATTTAGCCCGTTCAGAGGGAACCAGGCGATAGAGTCGTTCAGAGTGTATCTTGACCGCTTGGTTGCCTATGATATGCACTTTAACAACTGTCGATCATCTTGAGACGCATCCATTTGATGACATAGTATTATACTCTGGATGGTTGGATTGTGGCTCACGTCTCACATTTCCTCATATGCCTGAACGCATCATGCGACTACACTTAGACTATTCTCAGACACCTTGTTGTCTCTGCTCCTCCTTCAATGATGCGTAGAAATATGGATGCCATTTTTTATGACTATCTTAGTCATCTGGTATTGGTGGAGACACGGAGTGTCATAATTGAGAGCGACTGGAGCTATGTCGACGAGTACATCTGGTGGTTCTTCAGAGTGTCACATCCGTATAAGGTGCAGGATGCTCCGGGAGATCCACCGAGGCCAATTCATAAGGAGATACTAGAGGAGGAGTAGACATAGTTAGATCATGATCATGATGTCTGGCCTAGATGTAATCGCATAATGGAGATTGCACAAGCAGGCGCTGACAGAGGTATCTTCGCTGATGGATCTCAGGTGAGGTAGGTCCTAGATGTCATTATGACGGAGGCACGAGAGACACTGATGTACTGGAGACAGCGTCAGAGAACGGGGGATAGAGGAGGTCGAGGAGCACGATGAGTTGTAGTCTAGCATGCATAGTAGTATATAGTAGTTGTTCTTTGCATTTATTATggattgtattttatttttacttCATTCTACTTTATCGTGTATTTCGACTTtatttatatatgtcattttttgTATATCGATTGTATGGTTTAAATCTCATCATATATCAGGGCTCCTAACCTTTAGAAATCTTCACTTTCATATGCGTTACCATAAAACAAACATAACATACATTTTTCGTTTAGGGTACAGAGATACATCTCCGTAAATCCTAAGCGAATATGCATTTTCGAAATAATAAACGTGTAAAATACCTTTCAGAGTGGGATGCATGGTGTATGTTTTAAAATATTTCGAACATTCATCTCCGAAATTAGTTAACATTTTAATTTTAACAAGGTGCGTCGAGATATGAATCTCTGAAATCTGATgacatttttaattttttatagAGTATTTTTTCATCCCATAGGATGGGATAAGAAATTCCCTTTTATTTTTCTTAATCTGATTTTTAAATGAAACCTATGTTTATGCGTGAGAAACTTTGAATGAGAGAGGAATaagaaagataaaagaataaAGATTATTATTGAATCATAAAAACTATTATAAAATATGTATATATACAAGTATATTACTTATATACTAACTAATATAGGAGTAACAAATTCTAACTCTAATTAAGATGGACTTGTATACTCTTAAAGAGTTTAGCCCCAAATGTAAATATTTTGTTTTCTACTAATATATACAAATTATAAAACACTTTGTTTGAGAATAATAATAAGACGGAAGAGCATATGAATAGTCTTTATGTTGCactcatttaaaaaaaaaagtgaaaataaattttttaaaagaTAAAAAAATAATTTACAAGTACAA encodes:
- the LOC127126838 gene encoding putative glutamine amidotransferase GAT1_2.1 codes for the protein MSSDLSVILPRVLIVSRRTLRKNKFVDFVGEYHLDLIVSYGAVPVIVPRVSGVHMLLDSFEPIHGVLLCEGEDIDPSWYAEDTSSLSQEELEEIKRLHVSDTSIDKEKDSIELGLAKLCLERNIPYLGICRGSQLLNVACGGSLYQDIGKEISNKCLQEREMVMHINYDDYDGHRHEVKVVEDTPLHHWFKDSLEDGKMDIMVNSYHHQGVKRLAQRFVPMAFAPDGLVEGFYDPDAYNPEEGKFIMGLQFHPERMRKADSEEFDYPGCPFAYQEFVKAVVAYQKKLNSKASVQKPLKLNKELENKRKIIVRSFSLAKDLYNHGQEMNSTKESELEAGVEFLESNTALSVQQENRLKQMGATVRNAGSYIERLKQNEEREKMATRVMDKMSIEQLSELLSFYHTMGQISSEILEKKIHGIVNDTD